Part of the Solwaraspora sp. WMMA2065 genome is shown below.
GTTGGCCCTGTCGACCGGCCAGTGCAGCCAGGCGACCGGGGGGCGGCCGGTGTCGGACCAGTCGGCGGCGGTCAGCGCGCTCAGCGCGTCGTCAAGCAGGTGTCCGGCGGAGGTGCCACGGCGCCAGGGAACGATCACGGCTGCCCACCGTACCGTGCACCGGTGCCGGCGGCGACCGCTCGGGCGACGGATGCGCTGGCCGGGTCGCCGGCACGTACCTCGGTGACGCCGCCGGTCGCCGCGAGTCGGGTGAGGACACTGGTGGTGAGCTGGTCTCGCAGGTCGGACGGCAGCCCTGACCAGGCAGGACGCCAGTACGCAAGCGGTGCGGGTCGGCCGGTGACGGTGGCCTCGATCGGGGCGGCCGGATCGGGTCGGTGCAGGGTGAGCCGGACCGCGTCGCCGGCCGGTCGACCCGCGGGCGGCGGGTCGGCGGCCGGGCCCGGGGCGCCGACGCCGACGGACCGGACCCGCCGCTGCTCGGTCTCGTTCGCCGCCCCGCGCTGCACCAGCCGGAGCAGGGCCGCTGTTACGCCCTGACGATCACCCCTGCGCTCGGCGACGCCGACGAGAAGACGAACGTCGCTCGCGGTAACGTTCGGGCTGTAGAGTTGCGCCGCTGGCCGGCCGGCCATGCGCTGTAGCCGACCAGCCATCCGCCGGGCCGGGCGCAGCACGCGACGTACTCTACGAATCAGGGTCACCGGCCCAGATTACCCAGTCGTGACGTGAGGTGAACGCGGTGCCATCTCCGACGGTCAGCGTCGTCGTGCCGGTCTACAACACAGAGAAATGGCTCGCGGAAGCGCTCGGATCCATCGAAGGCCAGCCTGGTCGGGACCTGGTCGAGGTCATCGTGGTCGACGACGGCTCGACTGACGGGTCAGCCGAGATCGCCCAGCGGTACGCCACTCAGGCCACCGCGGTGCGCTACGTCCGGCAGGACAACGCCGGGCTCGGCGCGGCCCGCAATCATGGCGTGCGCCTCGCCACCGGCCGCTACCTGGCGTTCCTCGACTCGGACGACATCTACCCGGACGGCGCGCTCAGTCACCTGACCGGGCTCGCCGACCACCATGAGGCGGCGATCGCCGTCGGCGACATGCAAGGGCTGCCGCCCCGGCCGAACCCCGCCTGGCGTCGTGAACTGCTCATCGGTGAACGGGTCGTCGAGCACATCGCGCACGCCCCGGATCTGGTTGGCAACCCGTCGGCCTGCAACAAGATCTTCCGCCGGGATCTGGTCGACGCGGTCGGCGTCACGTTCACCGAGGGCACCGCGTTCGAGGACGTGTTGTTCACCATCCCGTTGCTGGCCAGATCGCCCCGGACGATCCTCACCCCCCGGCTGAGCTACCTCTACCGACAGCGGGGGGACAATTCCTCGCTGATGGATTCCCGCAGCCAGCCGGCCCGGATCATGCAGCATCTGACCATCATCGAGCGGCTCGCCGACGAGGTGCGGGACCTGCGCCCGGACGACCGCGAAGCGGTGTACCGGTGGATCGCCTACATGCAGCTGCATTACGCGTGGCGGGCGGCGGCCGGCTGCGACGACGATCAGCTCGCCGAGTTCACCGCCCGAATACACAGCCTCTTCAAGGACATCCCGATCGATGTGGCCAGCGAGTTCGTCGGCAACGCCGGGGCCGGGTTGCGCGCCGTCGCGATCTACGAGCAGGACGCCGCGACCGTACGCCGGCCGCGTTCCAGCCGACCGCTGCGGGTGCACGCCGGCCAGCCGTACCTCGGGCACCCCGACTTCGACACCTACCGCGATCTGCTCCGGGTCCGCGAGATGACAGTCAGTGTCAAGGCGCTGCGTGGCAGTCGGCCGGTCACCGGCCCGGCAGCCGCTGGCCCGACAGTCGCCGTCGAGGGCACGGTGCGCTGCGCCGGCATCGACGGCGAACCCGGTCAGGTCCGCTCCGACCTGCTGCTGGAGGTCGGGGACGGGCTGCTCCGCCAACCGGTCACCGTCGAATCCCGCGAAGGCAACGATCTGCGCTGGTCCTGCCGGCTGGCCGCCGGTGAGCTGGCCCCCGGCCGGTACCCGGTCCGGCTGGTCGTCCGGGACAGCGGCCGCGAGTACGCCGTACCGCCGGGGCCGGAGCGCGGCGGCCGGGGCACCCTCGGCACCGGTCCGACCCGGGTCGGCGCCCGGGTGCTCTGGCTGACGCCGGACGCCGCCGGGCCGACGCTGGTCGTCACCGACGGCACCGCCGGCACCCTGGCCCGCAGTCCGCAGTGGCTGTCCGAGATGGGTGCCCGACAGAGCCGGAACCTGCTCCGCCGGGCATGGCGGACGGCACGGTCCGGTCGACGGCGACTGACGTCCCGCGGTACCGACAGCTGACCGACCACCGTCCGTCCGCCCCGATCCGGGATCAGCGGGCGGCCGGCGGTGCCGGCTCGCCGAGCAACGCGCGGCGGACCACCCGCTCGGCGGCGTGCCCGTCGTCGAGGTGGCAGAACCGCCCCCGGAACTGGGTCCGGGCCTTGGCCGCGGCGTCGTCGTCGACCGCTCCGGTACGGAACACGTCCAGCAGGTGGCCGAAGGTGGTGGCGACCGCTCCCGGAGGTTCCGCGGTGATGTCGAAGTAGACGCCCCGCGCCATCGCGTACGCTGCAGCGTCCGGCGCGTAGATCACGATCGGTCGGTCCAGGATCGCGTAGTCGAACATCGCCGACGAGTAGTCCGTGATCAGCACGTCGGCGGCGAGGTACAGGTCCTCGACCACCGGGTGCGCCGACACGTCCCGGACCCGGCCGCTGGCCGGGGCGTTGGGCGCCCGGCCGGTCCGCTGCCGGTCGTGGAAGTAGTGGCTGCGGATCAGCAGCCAGGCGTCCGGGCCGAGGACCTCGGCGAAGGCGTCGGCGTCGAAGTCCGGCCGCCAGCCGGGCTGGTGTTCGCGGTGGGTCGGCAGGTAGAGCACCACCCGCTCGCCGGCAGCGATACCGAGCGCCTCCCGGGCGGCTGCCACCTCGGCGTCGGTGGCCAGCGCCAGCCGGTCGTTGCGCGGATAGCCGGTGTCGAGCGACTCGAAGCCGGCCGGGTAGGCGCGCTCCCACATCTGGGTGGAGAAGTGGTTGGCGCTGACGCTGTAGTCCCACCGGTCCACCCGGCGCAGCAGCAGGGAGAAGTTCATCGAGGTGGCGCCGATCGGGTGCCGCTGCTGGTCCAGACCCATCACCTTGACCGGCGTGCCGTGGTGGGTCTGCACGTGCACCGAGCCGGGCCGCTTGCGCACGTAGTCGGGGAAGTTCACGTTGTTGATCAGCCACTTTGACCTTGCCAGGGCCCGGTAGTAGCCCCGGGTGCCGGCGACGACGTACGGCACGCCGGCCGGCATGCTCGGCGCCAGGTCCCGACGAACCACCCAGACGCTCTTGATCTGCGGGGCGATCTGCGCCGCCTTGGCGTGGATCGCCGCCGGGTTGCAGCTGTAGCCCCGGTACCAGTACGCGGCGTACAGCGCCAGCGACTGGTCCATCGGCAGCCGCAGCTGCAGCCGGTAGTAGCCGCGCAGCAACACCCGCCGACCGGCCCGGGCCAAGTTGATCAGCCGCCGCTTGACCGGCCGGCCGAGGCGTCGGGAGACCGAGGGCAGCTTCTTGCGGGCCTGCTGACCGACCCGCAACGCGGCGAAGGTACGCCACCGATTGGCGGCCAGCAGCCGCCGCTTCAGTCCTTCCACGCCGTCCGGCTCGGGGTAACCGCCGGCCGGCAGCCGCCGTTGGTAGTCGGCGTGTGCCCGGGCGAAGAACTCCCGGTGCAGCTCGCGGGGCAGCCGGCCGCCGTGCCCCAGCACCATCAGATAGTGGGAGATCATCAGACCGAACAGCTCGGGCCGGACCGGATCGGCCTGCGGGCCGCGGGCGTCCAACCAGTCAAAGGTGTGGCCCCAGTGGTCGAACATCTCGAAGTGCCGGGCGCTGCGGGTCCGAGTGATCGCGCCGGTGCGGCGCTGCCGGTAGTTGACGCACGCCCGGTCGAGTACGGTGATCCGCTCGGCCGCGACCAGCAGCGGGAAGGTGAACGACACGTCCTCGTACCAGCCAGCCTCGAACCGCAGCCCGAGATCGACCAGGAACTCCCGGCGGGTGACCTTGTTCCAGGCGGTGTGCAGGACCTTGAGCGTCTCCGGTCGGGTCCGTACGTCGAACACCTCGGCACCGGGCGAGGTCGGGAACGCCTGGCGCAGTGCGCTACCCGCCTGGTAGTTGTTCCAGAACACCCGTACGTGGTCGACGATCAGCACGTCGGGCGTGGTGTCGCGGAGCCGGTTGGCGACCGCCCGCAGCGCGCCGTCGGTCAGCCAGTCGTCGCTGTCCAGAAACCAGACGTATTCGCCGGTCGCCGCGTCCAGGCCGGCGTTTCGGGCCTTGCCCAGACCGACGTTGGCCGGCAGCGACAGCACGGTCAGCCGGGGGTCGCGGGCGGCGTACTCGGCGAGGATCTGCCCGGAGGTGTCCGGCGAGCAGTCATCGACCGCGATCACCTCGACGTCGGTGAACGACTGCCCGAGGATGGAGTCAAGGCACTCCCGCAGATAGCCCTGCACCTTGTACACCGGCACAACGATACTGATCAACGTCATCGGTCATCACCTGCGATCGTGCCGGCGGGGCGGCCGGCGGGGTGGAGGGAGGGAGCCGGATCAGCCGGTATGGCCGGCGACCGGCGGGGTGCCGGAATCCGGGCGACGGCGCCCGGCGGGCGGTGGTGCGCTGCTCGATCCGGTGCC
Proteins encoded:
- a CDS encoding glycosyltransferase family 2 protein — its product is MPSPTVSVVVPVYNTEKWLAEALGSIEGQPGRDLVEVIVVDDGSTDGSAEIAQRYATQATAVRYVRQDNAGLGAARNHGVRLATGRYLAFLDSDDIYPDGALSHLTGLADHHEAAIAVGDMQGLPPRPNPAWRRELLIGERVVEHIAHAPDLVGNPSACNKIFRRDLVDAVGVTFTEGTAFEDVLFTIPLLARSPRTILTPRLSYLYRQRGDNSSLMDSRSQPARIMQHLTIIERLADEVRDLRPDDREAVYRWIAYMQLHYAWRAAAGCDDDQLAEFTARIHSLFKDIPIDVASEFVGNAGAGLRAVAIYEQDAATVRRPRSSRPLRVHAGQPYLGHPDFDTYRDLLRVREMTVSVKALRGSRPVTGPAAAGPTVAVEGTVRCAGIDGEPGQVRSDLLLEVGDGLLRQPVTVESREGNDLRWSCRLAAGELAPGRYPVRLVVRDSGREYAVPPGPERGGRGTLGTGPTRVGARVLWLTPDAAGPTLVVTDGTAGTLARSPQWLSEMGARQSRNLLRRAWRTARSGRRRLTSRGTDS
- a CDS encoding bifunctional glycosyltransferase family 2 protein/CDP-glycerol:glycerophosphate glycerophosphotransferase, with the translated sequence MTLISIVVPVYKVQGYLRECLDSILGQSFTDVEVIAVDDCSPDTSGQILAEYAARDPRLTVLSLPANVGLGKARNAGLDAATGEYVWFLDSDDWLTDGALRAVANRLRDTTPDVLIVDHVRVFWNNYQAGSALRQAFPTSPGAEVFDVRTRPETLKVLHTAWNKVTRREFLVDLGLRFEAGWYEDVSFTFPLLVAAERITVLDRACVNYRQRRTGAITRTRSARHFEMFDHWGHTFDWLDARGPQADPVRPELFGLMISHYLMVLGHGGRLPRELHREFFARAHADYQRRLPAGGYPEPDGVEGLKRRLLAANRWRTFAALRVGQQARKKLPSVSRRLGRPVKRRLINLARAGRRVLLRGYYRLQLRLPMDQSLALYAAYWYRGYSCNPAAIHAKAAQIAPQIKSVWVVRRDLAPSMPAGVPYVVAGTRGYYRALARSKWLINNVNFPDYVRKRPGSVHVQTHHGTPVKVMGLDQQRHPIGATSMNFSLLLRRVDRWDYSVSANHFSTQMWERAYPAGFESLDTGYPRNDRLALATDAEVAAAREALGIAAGERVVLYLPTHREHQPGWRPDFDADAFAEVLGPDAWLLIRSHYFHDRQRTGRAPNAPASGRVRDVSAHPVVEDLYLAADVLITDYSSAMFDYAILDRPIVIYAPDAAAYAMARGVYFDITAEPPGAVATTFGHLLDVFRTGAVDDDAAAKARTQFRGRFCHLDDGHAAERVVRRALLGEPAPPAAR